The following are encoded in a window of Rubellicoccus peritrichatus genomic DNA:
- a CDS encoding MOSC domain-containing protein, protein MSIDVDILNIWISPGHDFKGRHGLGRMDHGVITVDSVECHAGRGLVGDRFYDYKEDFKGQITLFDKAVAEELQKALNLTSLDESAFRRNVMISGIDLNTLIGKQFTLGDIELSGSEECHPCYWMDQAIGDGAFEWLKGRGGLRCRITSPGRLQTGSTVLKIER, encoded by the coding sequence ATGAGCATTGACGTCGATATACTAAACATCTGGATCTCGCCAGGCCATGACTTCAAAGGGCGGCATGGACTGGGCAGAATGGACCATGGGGTTATCACTGTGGACTCTGTAGAATGCCACGCGGGCCGCGGTCTGGTCGGTGATCGATTCTATGACTACAAAGAGGACTTCAAAGGGCAAATCACTTTATTTGACAAGGCAGTGGCCGAGGAACTGCAAAAGGCGCTCAATTTAACATCCCTCGACGAATCTGCCTTCCGCCGTAATGTAATGATCAGCGGAATCGACCTGAACACGCTGATTGGCAAACAATTCACTCTGGGCGATATTGAGCTGAGCGGCAGCGAGGAGTGCCATCCTTGTTACTGGATGGACCAGGCCATCGGCGACGGTGCATTTGAATGGCTGAAAGGACGCGGCGGATTGCGTTGTCGAATTACCAGCCCCGGAAGGTTGCAAACCGGGTCAACTGTGCTGAAGATAGAGCGTTGA
- a CDS encoding MoaD/ThiS family protein: MNTVTILYFGLLKEEAGVTEETISTELTTVSALYHNRATEHEISFPENSLKFARNEVFCDQHERINHGDTVAFMPPMAGG; the protein is encoded by the coding sequence ATGAACACAGTCACCATATTGTACTTTGGCTTGCTCAAGGAGGAGGCAGGCGTAACGGAAGAAACTATTTCGACCGAGTTGACGACGGTCAGTGCTCTGTACCACAATCGTGCAACAGAACATGAGATCTCATTTCCGGAAAACTCATTAAAGTTTGCGCGTAATGAAGTTTTCTGTGACCAGCACGAAAGAATCAATCATGGAGACACCGTGGCCTTCATGCCACCGATGGCTGGAGGATAA
- a CDS encoding ABC transporter permease encodes MKLAATATDLAKLELRRESDALVLVFSGSWSIHAKQPDFHQVEKAFAEKPPTRLVFETNGLKSWDSGLMTFLQKTCDLGRTTKTTIDYSKLPEGAQGLMRLAEAVPEKETGKSSTEKSLFYRLGSSSLVLVADLGEFFTFIGETTVAFGRFLIGRARMRWSDVWLTVQQVGPEALPIVALISFLVGLILGFVGAVQLQQFGASIYVANLVGLAMVREMGAMMAGIIMCGRTGAAFAAQLGSMKVSEEIDALQTLGLSPIEFLVLPRMLALILMMPLLVLFADFVGIIGGLVVSLAILDITFQQYVNQTIGAIDLTNFSTGIIKSTVFGVIVAVTGCLRGMQCGDSSASVGLAATSAVVTGITGIIVADAIFAVVFNILGM; translated from the coding sequence ATGAAACTAGCGGCTACTGCAACGGACTTGGCGAAGCTGGAATTGCGCAGGGAATCTGATGCGTTGGTTCTCGTCTTCTCTGGCTCCTGGAGCATTCATGCCAAGCAGCCGGATTTTCATCAGGTGGAGAAGGCTTTTGCAGAAAAACCGCCCACCAGACTTGTTTTCGAAACCAATGGCTTGAAGAGCTGGGATAGCGGGTTGATGACTTTTCTTCAGAAAACCTGTGATCTGGGGCGGACGACCAAGACAACGATCGATTATTCAAAGCTGCCGGAAGGTGCTCAGGGTTTGATGCGTTTGGCCGAGGCCGTTCCAGAAAAAGAGACAGGTAAAAGCAGCACCGAGAAGAGCCTATTTTATCGCCTTGGATCAAGCAGCCTCGTCCTGGTTGCAGATTTGGGTGAGTTCTTCACTTTTATTGGAGAAACAACGGTTGCCTTTGGACGGTTTCTGATTGGTCGTGCGCGCATGCGCTGGTCTGATGTGTGGCTGACTGTTCAGCAGGTAGGTCCGGAGGCTCTGCCGATTGTCGCTTTGATCAGTTTTTTAGTCGGCCTGATTCTGGGCTTTGTCGGGGCGGTTCAATTGCAGCAGTTTGGGGCCAGCATCTATGTGGCGAATCTTGTTGGCCTGGCCATGGTTCGTGAAATGGGTGCCATGATGGCAGGTATTATCATGTGTGGTCGCACAGGAGCTGCTTTTGCCGCGCAGTTAGGGAGTATGAAGGTGTCTGAGGAAATCGATGCTCTCCAGACACTTGGTTTGTCGCCGATTGAATTTCTTGTCCTTCCAAGGATGCTTGCACTCATTCTGATGATGCCCTTGCTGGTGCTTTTTGCGGATTTCGTAGGAATCATTGGCGGTCTGGTTGTCAGTCTTGCCATTCTGGACATTACTTTTCAGCAGTATGTGAATCAGACAATCGGTGCGATTGATCTGACGAATTTTTCTACAGGAATTATCAAATCCACGGTATTTGGGGTCATCGTTGCGGTTACTGGTTGCCTGCGCGGGATGCAATGCGGTGACAGCTCGGCGTCGGTTGGTCTCGCAGCGACGTCTGCAGTGGTCACGGGAATTACTGGCATTATCGTTGCCGATGCGATCTTCGCAGTCGTCTTTAACATATTGGGAATGTAA
- a CDS encoding PqiC family protein — translation MKTGTTTTNRSNAILCLLVGLMLSIAFMLSGCSLGGKSKPANFYVLTALPEDTETIVPAEVEIPQLGVGQVQIPAFLDRPQMVTSVAENQIALSEFNRWGESFQAGITRVFRENLAVLLGGAEVSAFPWLQPFPRDYVIHLVVLEFEAATYRDEIFLRVMYRITDSKQTESFIVEEVEYTRPIQGDEIEGYSRIADAMSKTLEDLSRDIAEQVTQLPLLPQGDN, via the coding sequence ATGAAGACTGGAACTACGACAACTAACCGCAGCAATGCAATCCTATGCCTTTTGGTGGGCCTAATGCTTTCAATTGCTTTTATGTTGAGCGGTTGCAGTCTGGGAGGGAAGTCAAAGCCAGCGAATTTTTATGTTCTGACAGCGCTGCCTGAAGATACTGAAACCATAGTTCCTGCTGAGGTTGAGATTCCACAGCTTGGAGTGGGGCAGGTGCAAATACCCGCATTTCTTGATCGTCCTCAGATGGTTACCAGTGTCGCCGAGAATCAGATAGCTCTCTCTGAGTTCAACCGCTGGGGTGAGTCTTTCCAGGCTGGTATTACACGTGTTTTTCGTGAAAACCTGGCAGTATTGTTAGGGGGAGCTGAGGTCAGTGCGTTCCCATGGTTACAGCCTTTCCCAAGAGATTATGTCATCCATCTAGTCGTTTTAGAGTTTGAGGCTGCCACTTATCGGGACGAAATCTTCCTCAGAGTTATGTATCGCATAACTGACAGCAAGCAGACTGAAAGCTTTATAGTCGAAGAAGTCGAATACACCCGCCCGATTCAAGGTGATGAAATCGAGGGGTATTCCAGAATTGCGGATGCGATGAGTAAAACCCTTGAAGACTTGTCGCGGGATATCGCAGAGCAGGTCACTCAGCTGCCTTTGTTGCCTCAGGGCGATAACTGA
- a CDS encoding ABC transporter ATP-binding protein produces MADTPKIQVKNLTMAYGSFVVMNDLNFSINKGEVFIIMGGSGCGKSTLLKHLIGLKEPAKGEVFFDGENFSAADEDDRRAMLQRFGVLYQGGALWSSMTLAENVGLPLEEYTDLSSKEIRDLARFKLSLVGLRGFEDFYPSEISGGMRKRAGLARAMALDPEVLFFDEPSAGLDPLSAKRLDDLILELRDSLGSTVVVVTHELASIFAIADQAIFLDAATRHQGAIGNPNELRDHGDNLDVRNFLLRGELDEQKTNKNGNPA; encoded by the coding sequence ATGGCTGACACTCCTAAGATACAGGTTAAAAACCTGACCATGGCTTACGGTTCTTTCGTGGTCATGAATGATCTCAACTTTTCTATTAATAAGGGGGAGGTCTTCATCATCATGGGTGGCAGTGGTTGTGGTAAAAGTACGCTGTTGAAGCATTTGATTGGCTTGAAAGAGCCTGCCAAGGGCGAGGTCTTCTTCGATGGGGAAAATTTCAGTGCGGCAGATGAGGATGACCGCCGGGCTATGCTCCAGCGCTTTGGTGTGCTCTATCAAGGTGGTGCCCTGTGGAGTTCCATGACATTGGCCGAAAACGTAGGTCTGCCACTGGAAGAGTATACGGATTTGTCTTCAAAAGAGATTCGCGATCTCGCTCGCTTTAAACTCTCACTGGTCGGCCTCCGCGGTTTTGAAGACTTTTATCCATCCGAAATATCTGGTGGGATGCGTAAGCGTGCGGGACTCGCGCGTGCCATGGCGCTGGATCCGGAAGTGCTATTCTTTGACGAACCCTCTGCTGGTCTAGATCCGCTCAGTGCGAAGCGCTTGGATGATTTGATACTTGAACTGCGTGATTCGCTTGGCAGCACAGTTGTTGTGGTGACCCACGAACTTGCCAGTATTTTTGCTATCGCTGACCAGGCGATATTCCTGGATGCTGCAACTCGTCATCAGGGGGCGATCGGAAATCCCAATGAATTACGTGATCATGGCGACAATCTGGATGTGCGGAATTTTCTACTTCGAGGGGAGTTGGATGAGCAGAAAACCAATAAAAACGGCAATCCGGCCTAA
- a CDS encoding FliA/WhiG family RNA polymerase sigma factor yields the protein MKTDIFTDSAPSFSSATPTRLGQPTEAELASRYYPLVGQVVNRMRTNLPPSADLEELHSIGVYGLMSAIRRYDVEQDATFRGYAAMRIRGAILDELRKMDTLPRTRRAKVREMNKVLEKLEQELGRAPKDEEMAKEMGLSTGDFHKLREQIKPKTIISLDCGGNGDETDDPSLHDAIADERHVPCHEKMESRETFSILGQQIETLPERQRQVISMYYFDEMRLAEIAEVFGVTEARICQIHTQAVGQLKKKLVQAAA from the coding sequence ATGAAAACCGATATCTTCACTGACAGCGCTCCATCATTCAGCTCAGCAACCCCTACTCGGTTAGGACAACCAACCGAAGCTGAGCTCGCTAGTCGCTATTATCCCCTCGTCGGTCAGGTCGTCAATCGCATGCGCACCAACCTTCCCCCAAGTGCCGATCTCGAAGAATTACACAGTATTGGAGTTTATGGCTTAATGTCGGCTATCAGGCGTTATGACGTTGAGCAGGATGCAACTTTCAGAGGTTACGCTGCCATGCGTATCCGTGGTGCTATTCTTGATGAGTTGCGTAAAATGGATACGCTTCCACGCACACGTCGCGCTAAGGTTCGCGAGATGAACAAAGTTCTTGAGAAGCTGGAACAGGAACTCGGCCGTGCTCCTAAAGATGAAGAGATGGCCAAAGAAATGGGCCTCTCTACAGGTGATTTTCACAAGCTTCGCGAGCAGATTAAGCCCAAAACCATCATCTCTTTGGATTGTGGTGGGAATGGCGACGAGACGGATGATCCTTCGCTCCACGATGCAATTGCTGACGAGCGTCATGTCCCCTGCCATGAGAAGATGGAAAGTCGCGAAACCTTCAGTATTCTTGGTCAGCAGATTGAGACTTTGCCTGAGCGTCAGCGCCAGGTGATTTCCATGTATTACTTTGACGAAATGCGGTTGGCAGAAATTGCAGAAGTCTTTGGCGTTACCGAAGCACGCATTTGCCAGATTCATACTCAAGCAGTAGGACAACTTAAAAAGAAACTTGTTCAGGCGGCAGCTTAA
- a CDS encoding MlaD family protein, whose protein sequence is MSKKANPAYIGIFVIGAIVLGVVAIMIFGSGQLFKKTETFVLYFEDSINGLDVGAPVKFKGVRIGQVTKIQIRFNQDDASPHVPVFIEIDIDRLKNTLNVDVDLDNPDVLRVQVEELGLRARLQQASFVTGMLFVELDYYPQTAPVFYVQQEDVKTGKKEYLEIPTVASGLTEVIKKVSIMVDQISKIDFGAIGRRVNDILTRLDDGLEDIEFKKINDKTVAVLDDLEKLLSDPEMKSLAANLNATLADGRSLITNLDGQIDPLVQEINLTAETARQTLDEFRLLAESANTMLQPDSPVRFQLETALREFAGASRSIRVLADYLERNPSALLSGKGDGS, encoded by the coding sequence ATGAGCAAAAAAGCCAATCCCGCATACATCGGCATATTTGTCATCGGAGCTATCGTGCTTGGGGTTGTCGCGATCATGATATTTGGATCCGGCCAGCTCTTTAAAAAGACCGAGACGTTTGTACTTTATTTTGAAGATTCGATCAATGGCCTTGATGTTGGTGCACCAGTTAAATTCAAGGGAGTTCGGATTGGTCAGGTTACGAAAATCCAGATTCGATTTAATCAGGATGATGCATCGCCACATGTCCCCGTTTTTATCGAGATCGATATCGATCGGCTAAAGAACACACTTAATGTAGATGTAGACTTGGACAACCCCGACGTGCTGCGGGTGCAGGTGGAAGAGCTTGGCTTGCGAGCGAGATTACAACAAGCTAGTTTTGTGACAGGCATGCTTTTTGTGGAGTTGGATTACTATCCGCAAACCGCACCTGTCTTCTATGTCCAGCAGGAAGATGTTAAAACCGGCAAAAAGGAGTATTTGGAAATCCCTACTGTGGCTTCTGGCCTGACCGAAGTGATCAAGAAGGTGTCCATCATGGTGGACCAGATCAGCAAGATTGATTTTGGAGCCATCGGGCGCCGTGTGAACGATATTTTGACCAGGCTCGATGATGGGCTTGAGGATATTGAATTTAAGAAGATCAATGACAAGACGGTTGCTGTTCTTGATGATTTGGAAAAATTACTTTCCGATCCTGAGATGAAGAGTTTGGCGGCGAATCTTAACGCGACGCTGGCGGACGGTAGAAGTCTGATCACGAATCTCGACGGACAGATTGATCCTCTGGTTCAGGAAATCAACCTGACTGCGGAGACTGCCAGGCAGACTCTGGACGAATTCCGCCTTTTGGCCGAGAGTGCCAACACCATGCTGCAGCCTGATTCACCAGTCCGGTTCCAATTGGAGACCGCTTTGAGGGAATTTGCTGGAGCCTCACGTTCAATCCGCGTCCTTGCTGATTATTTGGAACGCAATCCAAGCGCATTACTTTCCGGTAAGGGAGATGGAAGCTGA
- a CDS encoding molybdenum cofactor biosynthesis protein MoaE: MKFSLTEEPINIEPARSALLRLDAGGYCSFEGWVRNHHLSKSVTSLNYEAYASLAVKQGEAVIDQALEQFDILGANAIHRIGHLGPGDLAVWVGVCSVHRDTAFEACRHIIDEIKATVPIWKHEFYGDGSNVWVDPTSCHCAATRSQEEAKVSS, encoded by the coding sequence ATGAAATTTTCACTGACAGAAGAACCCATCAATATAGAGCCAGCCCGCAGTGCACTCCTGCGATTGGATGCCGGTGGTTATTGCTCATTCGAAGGTTGGGTTCGCAATCATCATCTTAGCAAGTCGGTAACCTCGCTCAATTATGAAGCCTATGCATCCCTTGCTGTGAAACAAGGTGAAGCCGTTATCGACCAGGCGCTTGAGCAATTTGATATTTTGGGAGCAAATGCCATTCACCGAATCGGCCATCTCGGCCCTGGCGATCTCGCCGTCTGGGTCGGTGTTTGCTCGGTCCATCGTGACACTGCCTTCGAAGCCTGCCGCCATATCATTGATGAGATCAAGGCAACCGTTCCGATTTGGAAGCACGAATTTTATGGCGACGGATCAAACGTCTGGGTCGATCCAACCTCCTGCCATTGCGCCGCAACCCGCTCACAAGAAGAAGCTAAAGTGTCATCGTGA
- a CDS encoding alginate export family protein, protein MNKKTNAFLAAFAILSAGSLSAVDFIDFGSAPEEWTAAPKNTALGQKALSYFDDGPIPLDQGRIIFNERFRYEHASQSASTAPGRPSSTAFTLRTRIGYETPKFHGFYGLGEFENTWAMNLSNYQSLPGPGKAIIADPRNNQLNQLFLGYSGFNSDFKGGRQGINLDNQRFVGTVAWRQNDQTFDAVRLTTKVIKDMWLSYTYNWQVNRIFGVYTNTTPQERFQSQSHFVNLHYNKAPFGKVGAYFYYLDLGTSGAGTSGSTAGIFYDGKYKIDDDWSLPFRAEYAFQVENSATAQAQRNQGFWLNYYHAKLGAAYKGQTVGLGFENLGGNGVNRGFATPLATLHKFNGWADAFLATPTTGLRDYYIYHKNPLPYGFTLLGAIHYFTDAKEGEMLGKEWDVGVSKKFTENFSGLVKFAYFDGNGSATPVGNGAINNNFTKLWVQFDFKL, encoded by the coding sequence ATGAATAAGAAAACCAACGCATTCCTTGCCGCATTTGCTATACTTTCGGCCGGAAGCCTCTCAGCAGTCGATTTCATTGACTTTGGATCAGCGCCGGAAGAGTGGACCGCTGCACCGAAAAACACCGCACTGGGCCAAAAGGCCCTGTCTTACTTCGACGATGGTCCCATCCCTCTGGATCAGGGTCGTATTATATTCAACGAACGTTTCCGATATGAACACGCTTCCCAGTCGGCTTCAACCGCTCCGGGCCGTCCGTCGTCCACAGCTTTCACACTGAGAACCCGCATCGGTTACGAAACGCCGAAGTTCCACGGCTTCTATGGCTTGGGTGAGTTTGAAAACACCTGGGCAATGAATCTGAGTAATTATCAGTCATTGCCAGGGCCCGGCAAAGCGATCATCGCCGACCCGCGAAATAATCAGCTCAATCAGCTTTTCCTCGGTTATTCCGGCTTCAACTCTGACTTCAAAGGTGGTCGCCAAGGTATCAATCTCGACAATCAGCGTTTCGTTGGAACAGTGGCCTGGAGGCAAAACGACCAAACCTTTGATGCCGTCCGTCTCACCACCAAGGTGATCAAAGACATGTGGCTCTCCTATACCTACAACTGGCAGGTCAACCGCATCTTCGGCGTTTACACCAACACGACTCCACAGGAGCGTTTCCAAAGTCAGAGTCACTTCGTCAATCTGCACTACAACAAGGCCCCATTCGGCAAGGTCGGCGCTTACTTCTATTATCTTGATCTGGGAACTTCCGGTGCTGGGACTTCCGGCTCAACCGCAGGCATCTTCTACGATGGTAAATACAAGATCGACGACGATTGGAGTCTTCCTTTCCGCGCAGAATACGCCTTTCAGGTTGAAAACAGTGCCACCGCACAAGCCCAGCGTAATCAAGGTTTCTGGCTGAACTACTACCACGCCAAGCTTGGTGCTGCCTACAAAGGCCAAACGGTTGGGCTTGGATTTGAAAACCTTGGCGGTAACGGCGTCAATCGCGGCTTTGCCACTCCGCTGGCAACCTTGCACAAGTTCAACGGTTGGGCAGATGCATTCCTGGCCACTCCAACCACTGGACTGCGTGATTACTACATTTACCACAAGAATCCACTCCCATACGGTTTCACGCTCCTCGGCGCAATTCACTACTTCACCGACGCCAAGGAAGGCGAAATGCTTGGTAAAGAGTGGGACGTGGGTGTTTCCAAAAAGTTCACCGAGAACTTCAGCGGCCTGGTCAAGTTTGCCTACTTTGACGGTAATGGCTCGGCCACTCCTGTCGGCAATGGCGCCATCAACAACAACTTCACCAAGCTCTGGGTGCAATTTGACTTTAAACTGTAG
- a CDS encoding molybdopterin molybdotransferase MoeA, with protein sequence MKALISSSEASKLILAEAQATPSIRCPLNRAAGRILREDIVADRDLPPFDRAMMDGYAIRTQNAEAKADFVVTGQAFAGSPQITLSEATSSAIEIMTGAPIPQGADAVIPYEWTKSTSNDAFTLTSNEPVSSGLYIHRRASDYPNGTVLVKKGTRLGPAEAGIAASCGYAEPIVNQLPRIAILGSGDELVPVETNPEPHQIRQSNAFAVENALANAGYPVGKVAFLSDDESAARPELEAIIGESDIIIISGAVSKGRKDWVPNALNSIAENRFHGVAQRPGKPLGFWKHKDGSVIFGLPGNPVSSLVGTHRYILPYLNAIAGKSESTIIQNVCLAATVQPLPKLTFFLPFRFNNDGNAIPAPVNNSGDYASLTGTVGFLEIPAGDKTHQPGETFPYYLWT encoded by the coding sequence ATGAAAGCGCTCATCTCCAGCAGTGAAGCCTCAAAGTTGATTCTCGCAGAGGCGCAAGCAACCCCATCCATACGTTGCCCGCTGAATCGTGCTGCAGGAAGGATACTTAGAGAAGACATCGTTGCCGATCGGGATCTACCTCCCTTCGACCGGGCCATGATGGACGGATATGCCATTCGCACTCAGAATGCCGAGGCCAAAGCTGATTTCGTTGTTACAGGTCAAGCATTCGCTGGCTCACCGCAAATCACCCTTTCCGAAGCAACATCTTCAGCCATTGAAATCATGACGGGCGCACCCATTCCTCAAGGCGCGGATGCGGTCATTCCTTACGAGTGGACAAAATCGACCAGCAACGATGCCTTCACACTGACTTCCAATGAGCCTGTTTCATCCGGTTTATACATTCATCGGCGTGCCTCCGATTACCCTAATGGAACTGTTCTGGTCAAGAAGGGCACACGACTCGGACCTGCCGAAGCAGGTATCGCTGCCTCTTGTGGCTATGCCGAACCCATCGTTAACCAACTGCCAAGGATAGCAATCCTGGGTAGTGGCGATGAGCTGGTTCCAGTCGAAACGAATCCGGAGCCACACCAGATTCGGCAATCAAACGCCTTCGCGGTTGAAAACGCGCTAGCCAATGCCGGATATCCCGTTGGAAAGGTCGCCTTTTTATCAGACGATGAATCAGCAGCCCGCCCGGAGCTGGAAGCAATCATTGGCGAATCAGATATCATCATCATCTCTGGTGCCGTATCCAAAGGGCGCAAGGACTGGGTACCCAACGCGCTGAATTCGATTGCCGAAAACCGCTTTCATGGCGTTGCCCAAAGACCCGGCAAACCATTGGGCTTTTGGAAGCACAAGGACGGATCGGTTATATTTGGTCTCCCGGGGAATCCTGTGTCGTCCCTTGTTGGAACACATCGATATATCCTTCCCTACCTCAATGCAATTGCTGGAAAATCAGAATCCACCATCATCCAAAATGTTTGTTTGGCGGCAACAGTTCAACCTCTCCCAAAATTGACTTTCTTTTTGCCTTTTCGATTTAACAATGACGGTAATGCAATTCCGGCACCCGTGAATAATTCGGGCGACTATGCGAGTTTGACCGGGACGGTTGGCTTCCTTGAAATCCCCGCAGGCGATAAAACACATCAGCCGGGAGAAACTTTCCCCTACTACCTCTGGACATAA
- the moaC gene encoding cyclic pyranopterin monophosphate synthase MoaC — protein MSENLTHLSKEGHIRMVDVSEKATTRREATAETLVCYSQEAWDKLKAADFQTKKGALGEIARIAGTMAAKKTAEWIPLCHTLPLQGCEINVEPLHDDTTIRLTCHVITTAQTGVEMEALTGVSGAALTLYDMTKSLGHGIVIKQTRLLSKRGGKSDYQVE, from the coding sequence ATGAGCGAAAACCTGACACACCTTTCCAAAGAAGGACACATTCGCATGGTCGATGTCTCAGAGAAAGCGACAACCCGGCGAGAAGCAACCGCTGAAACCCTAGTGTGCTATTCGCAGGAGGCGTGGGACAAACTGAAGGCTGCCGACTTTCAAACCAAGAAGGGCGCACTTGGCGAGATCGCCCGCATCGCAGGAACCATGGCGGCCAAAAAAACAGCCGAGTGGATTCCGCTTTGCCATACCCTGCCCCTTCAAGGCTGCGAGATAAACGTCGAACCTTTGCACGATGACACAACCATTCGTCTGACTTGTCATGTCATCACAACAGCACAAACGGGTGTCGAAATGGAAGCACTAACGGGCGTGTCCGGTGCGGCATTAACACTTTACGATATGACAAAAAGCCTTGGCCATGGTATCGTAATAAAACAGACGCGCCTGCTAAGCAAACGAGGCGGAAAATCAGATTACCAGGTAGAATGA
- the mobA gene encoding molybdenum cofactor guanylyltransferase: protein MIETDVIAPKLYGLLVAGGRSRRMGQDKAALPAPNGQPLWRRTCNLLAASIEKTFLSVRPEQTLPGYNESDGVLIEDTIDNAGPLGGILSAFAKHSDAAWLVVACDLPLLDKETLDYLIQNRNTEGYGTTYKSAFDSLPEPLCAIYEPSAASVLKERLNAQKYCPRRFLVDETEQVRLLTLPNQHALENANTPEDLKRIEAIANQ, encoded by the coding sequence ATGATCGAAACAGATGTAATAGCCCCAAAGCTATACGGCCTGCTCGTTGCCGGTGGGCGAAGCCGTCGCATGGGCCAGGACAAAGCGGCACTACCAGCTCCCAATGGTCAGCCTTTATGGAGAAGAACGTGCAACCTGCTCGCGGCAAGCATCGAGAAGACCTTCCTCTCTGTAAGACCGGAACAGACATTACCTGGATACAATGAATCAGATGGAGTCTTAATCGAGGACACAATCGACAATGCCGGCCCTCTTGGAGGAATCCTTTCAGCCTTCGCAAAACATTCTGATGCAGCCTGGCTGGTTGTCGCCTGCGACCTGCCATTACTCGACAAAGAGACGCTTGATTACCTGATTCAAAACAGAAATACGGAAGGTTACGGAACCACATACAAGAGCGCATTTGATAGCTTGCCCGAACCACTCTGCGCAATATACGAACCAAGTGCAGCCAGTGTTCTTAAAGAACGATTGAATGCACAAAAGTATTGCCCTCGGCGTTTCCTCGTAGATGAGACAGAGCAGGTACGGCTTTTAACTTTACCGAATCAGCATGCACTTGAAAATGCAAACACCCCAGAGGACCTTAAACGCATCGAAGCAATAGCCAATCAATGA
- the moaA gene encoding GTP 3',8-cyclase MoaA, protein MKPPALLEPTPRANEKVLRSPIDVFGRGLKDLRLSVIDRCNLRCQYCMPSELFGPDFRFLPESQLMSFDEIERLVSSFLEVGVEKIRITGGEPLLRPRLPELVARIRSLSADCDLALTTNGIRLARIAHELAKAGLNRVNLSLDAIDSEIGKKMAGRAIDFSTSLNGIVAAREAGLGIKLNAVIKRGINECQILPLAQFAREQNINLRFIEYMDVGETNGWDKTDVVTGAEVLAILKKHYPLTQNKPRQGSEIAATFQYLDADCAVGFINSISQPFCGGCVRARVSAEGKLFTCLFGSDGYDLRPWLTKEFNKEQSLTHKITKIWNERKDRHSELRDKQSEISKRQEMWTLGG, encoded by the coding sequence GTGAAACCACCAGCGCTATTAGAGCCCACCCCGCGGGCTAATGAAAAAGTCCTCAGGTCCCCAATTGATGTATTCGGTCGAGGCCTGAAAGACTTGCGCTTATCCGTGATTGATCGTTGCAATCTGCGTTGCCAGTACTGCATGCCAAGTGAACTCTTCGGCCCTGATTTTCGCTTCCTGCCAGAATCGCAACTGATGAGTTTTGATGAAATCGAACGCCTCGTCAGTAGCTTCCTGGAAGTCGGTGTAGAAAAAATCCGTATCACTGGTGGAGAACCTCTGCTAAGGCCGCGATTGCCGGAACTGGTCGCACGTATTCGGTCACTCTCGGCAGACTGTGATCTTGCCCTGACCACCAATGGCATCCGCCTGGCAAGAATCGCTCATGAATTAGCTAAAGCGGGATTGAATCGCGTCAATCTAAGCCTCGATGCCATCGATTCGGAAATTGGAAAAAAGATGGCCGGCAGGGCGATAGATTTTTCCACGAGTCTGAATGGGATTGTCGCAGCTCGTGAAGCAGGCCTTGGGATCAAATTAAATGCCGTGATCAAACGCGGTATCAACGAATGCCAGATATTGCCTTTAGCCCAATTCGCGCGTGAGCAGAATATCAACCTTCGTTTCATCGAATACATGGATGTCGGTGAGACCAATGGCTGGGATAAAACCGATGTTGTCACTGGCGCCGAAGTCCTCGCGATACTCAAAAAGCATTACCCACTCACACAAAACAAGCCAAGGCAGGGAAGTGAAATTGCTGCAACCTTCCAGTATCTAGATGCAGATTGCGCAGTCGGTTTTATCAACTCGATCAGTCAGCCATTTTGCGGAGGCTGTGTTCGAGCTCGGGTTTCAGCAGAAGGGAAGCTCTTCACCTGCCTCTTTGGTTCGGATGGTTATGATCTACGCCCTTGGTTGACTAAAGAATTCAACAAGGAACAATCGCTGACACATAAGATAACTAAAATCTGGAACGAACGCAAGGATCGCCATTCTGAGCTGCGAGATAAGCAATCCGAGATAAGCAAACGGCAGGAAATGTGGACCTTAGGAGGATAA